Proteins co-encoded in one Bacillus infantis NRRL B-14911 genomic window:
- a CDS encoding flotillin family protein: protein MAMIWVVVGVAAFLLIALLGVFVTKYKTAGPDEALIVTGSYLGNKRVHVDESGNKIKIIRGGGTFVLPVFQQAEPLSLLSSKLEVSTPEVYTEQGVPVMADGTAIIKIGGSISEIATAAEQFLGKSKEDRENEAKEVLEGHLRSILGSMTVEEIYKNRDKFSQEVQRVASQDLAKMGLVIVSLTIKDVRDKNGYLDSLGKPRIAQVKRDADIATAEADKETRIKKAEADKDAKKAELERATEIAEAEKENKMKMADYRRDQDIAKARADQAYDLETARAKQEVTEHEMQIRIIERQKQIELEEKEILRREKQYDSEVKKKADADRYAVEQAAEAEKRKQITAADANQYRIESQAKAEAERVRVDGLAKADALRAQGESEAEIIRLKGLAEGEAKRKIAEAFEQFGEAAVLDMVLKMLPEYAKQVASPLSNIDKITVVDTGGDGKSSGANRVAGYATNLMSTMQETLKASSGIDVKELLENLSGKHNVRQSLDELTYELKEAAQKKEGEKGTISTP from the coding sequence ATGGCAATGATTTGGGTGGTAGTTGGTGTTGCAGCTTTTCTTTTAATTGCTCTGCTCGGTGTATTTGTTACTAAGTATAAGACGGCAGGACCTGACGAGGCTCTGATCGTGACAGGCAGCTATCTTGGAAACAAGCGGGTCCACGTGGATGAGTCCGGCAATAAAATTAAGATCATCAGGGGAGGAGGGACCTTCGTCCTTCCGGTATTTCAGCAGGCAGAGCCATTGAGCCTGCTTTCAAGCAAGCTTGAGGTATCAACGCCAGAGGTATACACCGAACAAGGTGTTCCAGTGATGGCCGATGGCACTGCCATCATTAAAATAGGCGGCTCCATCAGCGAGATCGCCACTGCAGCAGAACAGTTCCTTGGAAAATCAAAGGAAGACAGGGAGAACGAGGCAAAGGAAGTGCTCGAAGGACACCTGCGTTCCATCCTTGGTTCAATGACTGTCGAAGAAATTTACAAAAACAGAGATAAATTCTCCCAGGAGGTCCAAAGAGTAGCCTCCCAGGATCTGGCTAAGATGGGCCTTGTGATCGTTTCGTTGACGATCAAAGATGTAAGGGACAAAAACGGCTATCTGGATTCTTTGGGCAAGCCAAGAATTGCTCAGGTCAAAAGGGATGCGGATATTGCAACAGCCGAAGCCGATAAAGAAACGAGGATCAAAAAGGCAGAAGCTGATAAAGACGCCAAAAAGGCAGAGCTGGAGAGGGCAACCGAGATAGCTGAGGCCGAAAAGGAAAATAAGATGAAAATGGCAGATTACCGCAGGGATCAGGATATCGCCAAGGCACGTGCCGACCAGGCTTATGATCTGGAAACAGCCAGGGCCAAACAGGAAGTTACTGAGCATGAAATGCAGATCAGGATCATTGAAAGGCAGAAACAGATCGAGCTGGAGGAAAAAGAAATCCTGAGGCGTGAAAAGCAATACGATTCCGAGGTTAAAAAGAAGGCAGATGCAGACCGTTATGCTGTGGAGCAGGCTGCAGAAGCAGAGAAGCGTAAACAGATTACAGCAGCTGATGCCAATCAGTACCGCATTGAATCGCAAGCAAAGGCAGAAGCCGAGCGGGTCAGGGTTGACGGCCTTGCCAAGGCGGATGCCTTAAGGGCCCAAGGGGAATCTGAAGCCGAAATTATCCGCCTGAAAGGACTTGCAGAAGGAGAGGCAAAGCGGAAAATTGCTGAGGCGTTTGAGCAATTCGGAGAGGCTGCAGTTCTCGATATGGTCCTCAAAATGCTTCCTGAATATGCCAAACAGGTTGCGAGCCCGTTATCCAATATTGATAAAATCACGGTCGTCGATACAGGCGGCGATGGCAAAAGCAGCGGGGCCAACAGGGTTGCTGGCTATGCAACAAATCTAATGAGCACCATGCAGGAAACGCTGAAAGCTTCTTCAGGCATCGATGTGAAAGAACTGCTCGAAAACCTCTCAGGCAAGCATAATGTACGCCAGAGCCTGGATGAACTCACATATGAGCTGAAGGAGGCGGCCCAGAAGAAAGAAGGGGAAAAAGGGACCATCAGCACACCATAA
- a CDS encoding YjcZ family sporulation protein → MAYGYGYGGYGGCGYGGGGYGGGFALIVVLFILLIIVGAACFKW, encoded by the coding sequence ATGGCATACGGATACGGATACGGCGGCTATGGCGGCTGCGGCTACGGAGGCGGCGGCTACGGCGGCGGGTTTGCGCTGATTGTTGTACTATTCATCCTTCTGATCATCGTTGGTGCAGCCTGCTTTAAATGGTAA
- a CDS encoding YjcZ family sporulation protein, whose product MSDGCGYGGGFALLVVLFILLIIIGASWGYGGGGYGY is encoded by the coding sequence ATGTCAGACGGATGCGGATACGGCGGAGGTTTTGCCCTGCTGGTAGTATTGTTCATTTTATTGATTATCATCGGTGCTTCTTGGGGTTATGGCGGAGGCGGCTACGGCTACTAA